The genomic region AGAAGTGGTTCGACCTCTATCCCCTTGAAACATTGCAACTACCTAAGGTGGCAGAAAATGATTTGCAGGATATTTCTGAGTACGGGATCAATCTGACTCGCCTCAAGCATGTGGCACCGAGCATGGAGTGGGTTAAAAAGAATAATCAATGGAAGTCGCTAGTTCAGTCTTATCTTGCCTGCATTAGTTTTACCGACCATCAGGTGGGGAAACTACTCGATGCATTGGATAAGAGCCCGTACAAAGACAATACATATATTGTGCTCTACACCGACCACGGTTTTCACCAAGGCGAGAAGGAGCGATTTGCCAAGCGCAGTTTGTGGGAAGACGGAACCCGTACGCCGATGATCATTGCCGGGCCGGGCATTGTTAAAGGTGAGCTGTGTTCAAAGCCGGCACAGTTGCTCGATATCTATCCGACGCTGCTGGAGCTGACCGGCTTGAAAGCCGACCCCAAATTAGAGGGGAATTCACTCGTTCCACTTCTGAAAAATCCACAGACAGATTGGCCGCATATGGCGCGTACAAGTTTCGGTCCTGGTAACTATTCAATCGTTTCCGAGCACTACCGCTACATCCAGTACAATGATGGCTCGGAAGAGTTCTACGACCGCGCAAAAGACACGCACGAATGGGATAACGTGATCACCAATCCGGAATACGCAGCGATGATCAAAAAGCACCGCGCGCAGATCCCGCAGCAGCGTCACGAAATTCTGGGTCAAAGCTCAACCGGGCACAAATCATTTGAGGCTAGTGAAGCGCTTAGTCGCGGCGAAGCCGTCCCGGTGGACAAAAAGGTAAAGAAGAAGAAGAGATAGAGGAGATTATCTGATTATGATATATACAAGAATAATGGCTTTGCTTTTGATCGTGACGACCGTATCGGCGACCGAACTTGATACAAGTAAATCGCCCAATATTCTTCTCGTTCTGGTCGATGATATGGGGTATTCCGACCTAGGATGTTACGGTGGAGAGATCAATACACCGACTATTGATAGTTTAGCGTCAAAGGGTTTGCGCTACTCGCAGTTCTATAACAGTGCTCGTTGCACGCCAACACGAGCAGCGATTCTGTCAGGTTATTACGCTCAGCAAATCAACCGCGATTCCGTTCTTGACTTAAAGGGAAAAGGTGTGCGCCCAAAGTGGGCGCGCTTGTTGCCGAAATATCTGAAACCTGCCGGATACCGCTCCTATCACTCCGGCAAGTGGCACATTGATGGCAAGCCAATGGGGAATGGATTCGATCGTTCGTTATATATTGATAATCATGGTGAATTCAGTCCCAAGGTGCTTTTAAAAAACGGCAAAAGAATAGAACCCAAGGATGGATTTTATGCAACGATCGCGGTGGCGGATCATGCAATAGAAGTGCTCAAGGAGCATCAGGCCCATCATGCGGACAAACCTTTCTTTTCCTATGTTGCATTTACCGCCCCCCATTTCCCCTTGCAAGCCTTGCCTGAGGATATTGCACGGGTAGGGGACCGCTACAAAGTCGGGTGGGATGTCATTCGCAATCAGCGCTGGGAAGGTTTGCAGAAACGGGGATTGATCAAGGGATCGCTCTCGAAGGTGGAGTACAATCAAGGCCCTCCGCTCGATTTTTCTGAACAGCTCAAAGTCCTTGGTGAGGGCGAGGTAACTCGTCCCATTCCTTGGAATGATCTCACTGAGAAACAGAAAGAGTTCCAGCAAGTCAAGATGACGATTCATGCCGCAATGATCGAACGGATCGACATCGAACTTGCCCGCATTATCAAACAAGTCAAAGCAATGAATTCCTTTGAGGATACCGTGATATTCTTTTTGTCCGATAATGGTGCCAGTGCGGAAATGATGGTGCGTGGTAATGGCCATGACCCTGAAGCTGCACCAGGTTCGGCAGGCAGTTATTTATGCCTGGGGCCGGCTTGGTCGACGGTAGCCAACACGCCATTTAGAAAGCATAAAATCTGGGCACATGAAGGCGGTAGCTGTACCCCCTTTATTGTTCACTGGCCAAAACATATTTCGCAATCTGGAGCGATCCGGGAAACAAGCGGGCATGTAATTGACCTGGTTCCCACCATTCTCGATTTAGCCGGCCTAAAGATGGCAAAGCAACGGGTCCCATTCCCGGGCAAAAGCCTGCTCCCCTCATTTCGGAAGGACACGGAGGACGATCGAGTGCTCTGGTGGTCCCACCGAGGGAATCACGCCGTCAGAAATGGAAACTGGAAGCTGGTCAAAAGCAAAGATGGCTCTTGGGAACTTTATGATCTAAAAGAAGACCGCGCAGAAACGAATGACCTAGCCGCTCAATATCCAGAAAAAGTCAAAGCGCTCACGAAGCAATGGGAAGCCCAAGTTGAGCAGATTCGGCAAATAAAGAAGCTGAAGTAAGGCTACTTAATGCATCATCAAGAAGAGGTAAAGCCAAAATGAATACTAAAACTAAGAGGTGAGTCATATGAAAAAAATATTCCTAATGGGATTGCTGACGGCAGCTTGCTGTTTTGCAGACCGCCCAAGCAAACCTAATGTAATCCTGCTCTTGACTGATGACCTCGGCTGGCAAGATGTAAAATGCTACGATATTGATGCACCATCTCCGATGGAGACACCCAATATTGATGAGCTGGCGAAAAAGGGTGTGCAGTTCTGGCAAGGCTATTCACCCGCACCGAGCTGTGCGCCGTCGCGAGCTGCGATCCTGAGCGGAACCCACCCCGCTCGAGCCCAACAAACACATGTCTCCGGAGGCACCCCTCCAGCACCATATCGCAAGACGCTGCACCGTATGATGCCACCCTGGTATAGAGCAAGTATGCCCATAGAAACCTTCACACTTGCCCAAGCACTACGAGACAATGGCTACATCACCGGACATAGTGGCAAGTGGCATTTATCTAAAGTTTATGGTGGCTATCCGCAACCGCAGGATCATGGCTTTGATTGGAGCCGTAATAACCATGGCATTCTCACTGCAATGAAACCTCATCGCTTAAGCGGATTTGCCACAAATCAGGCCGACGACCCCTATCGCCTCGACGAAAAGGGCTTCTGTACTGACCAAAATAGTGAAGACGCCCTCACTTTTGTTCGCGAAAACAAAGACAAAGCCTTCTTCCTCTATTACGCCACCTTTCTCGTTCATACCCCGGTTCAAACACGCAGTGAACGACTGCTGAAAAAATATTGCGATAAATTGGGAGTAAAACTCCCTAAAAACCCGAAGGAGTGGAAGGGAGAGGGACAAACAAACCCATTTTACTGTGCCATGGTTGAGGAACTCGACTATTATGTAGGCGAGCTCTTCGATTACCTCGATACCACCGAGGATCCGCGCTGGCCGGGGCATAAACTCAGCGAAAACACCTATATCATTTTTACCTCCGATAATGGCGGCATGGAAAAAATCCCTGGCGAGATCATTACCGATAACTACCCCCTGCATCGCGGCAAAATTTCGGCCATGGAGGGCGGCGTCCGTGTCCCCCTCATTATCACCGGTCCGGGAATTACAGCCGGTCAGCAATCAGACGTCATGATTAATGGCCTCGATTTTTATCCCACGATTCTTTCTTGGACGGGAACTCAAAAACCCAAAGATAAAACCTTGGATGGTTGCGATATTTCCAAGCTACTCGTAAAAAACCCAGCTGACCCAGCACTTATACGAGAGCAAGATGGCTCGGTTCGCGACACCATGCTCTGGCACTTTCCCAACAGTGTGGCCTTGGAAAGTACAATCCGCATCGGCGATTATAAACTGATCCGTAATTATGATCACGTCAATAATATAAATGCGCCCGAGTTAGAGCTCTATCGTTTATACGAAACTCGCGAGGGCAAACAAGTCCGCGATGACATCGAAGAATCAAAAAACCTCGTAAACAGCATGGCGGAAAAAGCCCAATCAATGAATCAAAAACTCACAGAAGCTCTAACAGGCATGAAGGCTAGCTATCCCTATTACAACCCCCATTACAAAAACCCACTTCCGGGCAAAGAGAAAGTGCCTGTGGTGCTATCCCACAAGCAGCAAGGCTCGGTGGTGGAATGTCGCTATCGGGAGAATGGAGGCAAAGTGATACGAGCCAATCTGCTGTATACCCTGAATGGTGGCGAGCCTGCAGAAGAATGGTTCCGGATGCCAGCCGAGGTGATGCCCGGGATGAAGGTGAGGGCCTCACTGCCTAAAGGGACGAGTCATTATCTTATCAACCTCATTGATGAAAACAATTTCCTCGTCAGCTATCCTGATATGGATAAGCCTACACCTAACAAGCCGGCTTCAGCTAAAGCGCTTAGCGCCGTAAGATGAAAATTTGCCGTATCAAAGGCTGGCAAATCTTTGCGAGCTTAGGGGCTCTGCCTAATGGATAGGAACTTAAGCAAAATTTTATTAAATTTAATATGGAGCTCTGCCCCAAACCCTGCAAGGAGCGGCCACTCCTTAACCAGGCGGATGGATTGAATACAGCACTCTGTTTAACTAAGATTAAGCATAGGAGCGCAGCGACTAGCGTCGGGATTCTTGCCGTACGGGCAATAAAATTTTGCCTGTGTGGCAGCACCCTCCGGTGGCCGAGGAGCCCTCGTAATGAAAGGGAACTTAAGCAAATCTAAGGTTAAAATTAAGCGCGGGCGCGCAGCGATTAGCGTCGGGATTCTTAAGGGGTACTTGCCGTACGGGCAACTAAAAAACATTTGCCTGTGTGGCAGCACCCTCCGGCGAGCGGGGAGCCCCCGCGGGCGTAATATTTTTCATGAATCTGTGCTTAAAATACCCTTAATTTCCCTACACTTAGCCCACCACAGAGCTAATTTGGGTGAATACTTATAAATTCGATAAAAAAACGTAGCAGTCATAAAAAATCCGTGTTAATCACTTACAAACACTTTTATATGAAGAGCGTTTCTTCATGGCAGATGAAGTCAATTTACAAAAAGGCTACTGCCAGTGATTGACCCTCGGGCACACATGAACCAGTATATTATGAATAGAAAAACTCATAAAAAAAACTTAAAGGAAAAACAACAATGAATAAAGCTCACTTTATAAAATCCATCCTATTCGCGGGATTAATCATTCCCGGATTTACTTTCAGCCTCTTTGCGGAGCCCGCAAAAAAAGATCAAAGCAGTACGACTAAACTCCGAGTTATCGCATATAATGTCGCTTGTGGCCAATGGGCTAGCCCTGAACGAATCGCCGAAGAACTCAAATCTCTCAAGCCCGATATCGTCTTGCTTAGTGAAGTTCCCATAGCTAATCGCGGCAAAAAGGTAAAGGACTGGTCACAACGTATGGCAGATGCTCTCGGCTTGCCTCACGTACAAGTGGGAAACTCTTCCTCCGCGGGGCATAAGGACTCAGATTTATCGGGTGATTATAATGGCAAATACAAGTCCATTCTCAGCCGAACTCCCCTAAGTAAAGGCAAGAATTTCTTGCCAGAAGGGAGTGGTTGGGCACGCGCTAGCGCTCTTCGTGTCGAGACCAAAATCGCTGGTCGGAAGTTCGCCCTCTATTCTCTGCACTTGCCAGGCTACGCGCACAACAAGCGTCAGCCAAGTAAAATCGAGGCTTGGCAGGGGTCAAAACATAAAAGTTTGGCGGATCAAATCAATTCAGAAGATGCCTCATACGACATCATTGTCGGCGGTGATTTTAATGAATGGACCGATGGCCTCGTTATGAAATCTTTTGCAGAATCCACTCAGCTTAAAAATAGCGTGACGCCACACTCCATTGACCATATCCTCTACAGTACAAAAAGGCCCATCACTCTTCTTGACGTTAAACGCGATTGGGGACCCAAGAACCAAAACGATAAGAACCTAAAATCCGATGGCTGCCTCTCCGATCATCCTTGGATCTATTGTGAGTTCGAAATCCCTGTCGCCACGGCTTCCAAATCACGCAAAAAATAAGCATTAAAAAGAGCTTTTTTTAATATTTTCTCGATTAGCTAGAGCATTTCAACCCCTGGGTACGCCAAGCACCTGCTTGGCATTTGCTAACACCCTTCAAAACCTGGGTACGCCAAGCACCTGCTTGGCATTTGCTAACACCCTTCAAAACCTAGGTACGCCAAGCACCTGCTTGGCATTTGCTAACACCCTTCAAAACCTAGGTACGCCAAGCACCTGCTTGGCATTTGCTAACACCCTTCAAACCCCATCTGCATAAGCACTTGACCACTTCCACTTTTTAGCTTCTTGACACAGGCCTGCCTTCACCGGATTCTGATGAATGTAGTCAATGGCTGTATAATAATGCTTTTCACTTCGAATATAGCGATCCCAATAATCTCTCATCCAAAAACGTTTAGCATCAAGTGCTAAGCCCAAATTAAATTCTTCATTATTTTGGAAGGCCCATTTACCTGTATATGAGCGCCAAGACTGAATGATTTTTGCTAGGCTAACTTTTGGTTTTATTAGGACATGAACATGATTTGGCATAATGCACCAGGCTATCAATTGATAACGTTCATCATCAAAGCGTATTAATGACTCTTTCATGACCTTTGCCATATGTTGATTATTCAACGCACAACAACCATATCCTGCATCCAGGTATTGATCGATCAGCTTTCTTCGCTTAATATCTAAATCGTCTTCTCCAAGAATACTTAAATCCACTTCTAAAACGCGCAAAACCTTCTGGGGTAAACTATCTGCTAAGCGAAATGTAAGCGATTGATACACGTCCGAATTATCATAGTGAGGTAAATAACCACGACTATGCCAATTTTTTGAATCTTTTTCCATACCTAAGTCCTTCTTTACTCTGAAAAATAACTTAGCGATCCCCCAATAGCAATTTTTTGACATGTGAGATTGCTTGGTTTGTCAGCTATTGCCAAGCAGGTGCTTGGCGTACCCAAGTGGTGCTTGGTTTGTCAGCTATTGCCAAGCAGGTACTTGGCGTACCCACGTCCTATCTTTTGCGGAAGAAAGGGTGAAATCACTCTTTTACAGCAACACACTTTGAAACGAAAGGATGCCCAAAAAAAGTATCCTGTCCCCAAAGCTCCCGTTCCCAAAGCTCCTAGTCGCTTTTATGTCGTCGCTAATCGTGTA from Lentisphaera profundi harbors:
- a CDS encoding sulfatase: MIKNKWIWLALALITCVSFTHASAKTTVRPNVLLIAIDDLNDWIACMGGHPQAKTPNMDRLAARGVLFKNAHCQAPVCNPSRASMMTSLYPSTSGVYFLTPDLSRSPVARKNTLLPKRFQDDGYYVTGAGKLFHGNHNKTHMPNYAGSFGGFGPLPKKKITSFPGGRIWDWGVFPAKDDLMTDHKIAAWGVEQLATQYDKPLFLATGFYTPHVPQYAPQKWFDLYPLETLQLPKVAENDLQDISEYGINLTRLKHVAPSMEWVKKNNQWKSLVQSYLACISFTDHQVGKLLDALDKSPYKDNTYIVLYTDHGFHQGEKERFAKRSLWEDGTRTPMIIAGPGIVKGELCSKPAQLLDIYPTLLELTGLKADPKLEGNSLVPLLKNPQTDWPHMARTSFGPGNYSIVSEHYRYIQYNDGSEEFYDRAKDTHEWDNVITNPEYAAMIKKHRAQIPQQRHEILGQSSTGHKSFEASEALSRGEAVPVDKKVKKKKR
- a CDS encoding arylsulfatase — its product is MIYTRIMALLLIVTTVSATELDTSKSPNILLVLVDDMGYSDLGCYGGEINTPTIDSLASKGLRYSQFYNSARCTPTRAAILSGYYAQQINRDSVLDLKGKGVRPKWARLLPKYLKPAGYRSYHSGKWHIDGKPMGNGFDRSLYIDNHGEFSPKVLLKNGKRIEPKDGFYATIAVADHAIEVLKEHQAHHADKPFFSYVAFTAPHFPLQALPEDIARVGDRYKVGWDVIRNQRWEGLQKRGLIKGSLSKVEYNQGPPLDFSEQLKVLGEGEVTRPIPWNDLTEKQKEFQQVKMTIHAAMIERIDIELARIIKQVKAMNSFEDTVIFFLSDNGASAEMMVRGNGHDPEAAPGSAGSYLCLGPAWSTVANTPFRKHKIWAHEGGSCTPFIVHWPKHISQSGAIRETSGHVIDLVPTILDLAGLKMAKQRVPFPGKSLLPSFRKDTEDDRVLWWSHRGNHAVRNGNWKLVKSKDGSWELYDLKEDRAETNDLAAQYPEKVKALTKQWEAQVEQIRQIKKLK
- a CDS encoding sulfatase gives rise to the protein MKKIFLMGLLTAACCFADRPSKPNVILLLTDDLGWQDVKCYDIDAPSPMETPNIDELAKKGVQFWQGYSPAPSCAPSRAAILSGTHPARAQQTHVSGGTPPAPYRKTLHRMMPPWYRASMPIETFTLAQALRDNGYITGHSGKWHLSKVYGGYPQPQDHGFDWSRNNHGILTAMKPHRLSGFATNQADDPYRLDEKGFCTDQNSEDALTFVRENKDKAFFLYYATFLVHTPVQTRSERLLKKYCDKLGVKLPKNPKEWKGEGQTNPFYCAMVEELDYYVGELFDYLDTTEDPRWPGHKLSENTYIIFTSDNGGMEKIPGEIITDNYPLHRGKISAMEGGVRVPLIITGPGITAGQQSDVMINGLDFYPTILSWTGTQKPKDKTLDGCDISKLLVKNPADPALIREQDGSVRDTMLWHFPNSVALESTIRIGDYKLIRNYDHVNNINAPELELYRLYETREGKQVRDDIEESKNLVNSMAEKAQSMNQKLTEALTGMKASYPYYNPHYKNPLPGKEKVPVVLSHKQQGSVVECRYRENGGKVIRANLLYTLNGGEPAEEWFRMPAEVMPGMKVRASLPKGTSHYLINLIDENNFLVSYPDMDKPTPNKPASAKALSAVR
- a CDS encoding endonuclease/exonuclease/phosphatase family protein, whose translation is MNKAHFIKSILFAGLIIPGFTFSLFAEPAKKDQSSTTKLRVIAYNVACGQWASPERIAEELKSLKPDIVLLSEVPIANRGKKVKDWSQRMADALGLPHVQVGNSSSAGHKDSDLSGDYNGKYKSILSRTPLSKGKNFLPEGSGWARASALRVETKIAGRKFALYSLHLPGYAHNKRQPSKIEAWQGSKHKSLADQINSEDASYDIIVGGDFNEWTDGLVMKSFAESTQLKNSVTPHSIDHILYSTKRPITLLDVKRDWGPKNQNDKNLKSDGCLSDHPWIYCEFEIPVATASKSRKK
- a CDS encoding REP-associated tyrosine transposase, encoding MEKDSKNWHSRGYLPHYDNSDVYQSLTFRLADSLPQKVLRVLEVDLSILGEDDLDIKRRKLIDQYLDAGYGCCALNNQHMAKVMKESLIRFDDERYQLIAWCIMPNHVHVLIKPKVSLAKIIQSWRSYTGKWAFQNNEEFNLGLALDAKRFWMRDYWDRYIRSEKHYYTAIDYIHQNPVKAGLCQEAKKWKWSSAYADGV